A stretch of DNA from Gottschalkia acidurici 9a:
AAGAAAAAAATATGATAGTAAGGGATCTGTAGATAAGTTAAATGGCATATCATATAGGCTGCTAAATGCTTTAAAAACCAACAATGTAGATAGTTTTATGGATACATTATTAAACTGTTACTTATATGCTAAAATTTCAGTTCCACCTATAATGGTTGATTCATTAAAAAGTGAAGAGGAATTTAAGACAATAGGCTATGCATTTGTTGCTGGACTTATAGAAGGTAAAGATGAGATTAAAGAGAATGGGGGAAAGAGTGATGAAAACTAAACTAATGCCAAAAGGATTATCTATGTCTATGATTTTTGAAGCAGAAAGTGCGAATTATGGGGAAGCTGTAGGAAATGTTGCATCATTAAAGAAAATGGCTAGAGATAAAGGTGAACAATATACTTATATTTCAAGACAAGCAATTAGATATAATATCATAGAGCAATTAGGAGAAGAATTAGCTACTGTAAAAGCAGAAGGAAGTGGAGATAAGAAGGTTATTCAATTTGATTCAAACTCAACTATAGATAAGTATCCTGAGATAGATTTTTTTGGATATCTAAAAACTGAAAAAGGAACTGGTGGAAGGAAGCGTTCTGCTAAAGTAAGATTGTCTAATGCTATATCTCTAGAAACATTCAAGGGGGATTTAGACTTTTTAACTAACAAAGGATTAGCAGACAGATTAAATGAAAATATGAATATAGCTCAATCTGAAATTCATAGATCATATTATAGATATACTATGGTTATAGACTTAGATCAAATAGGTATAGATGAGGAATATTCTATTGAAATAGACAATAGTGAAAAAGCAAGAAGAGTTAATAAACTGCTAGACACAGTTGCTTTACTATATAGAGACATTAGAGGAAGAAGAGAGGATTTAAAGCCTCTATTTGTAGTAGGTGGAGTATACGATATAAAAAACCCTGTATTTGAAAATGTACTGAGTGTAAAAGATAATAGAGTACTAGTTAACCAAATAGAAGGAGTCTTATTTGACAATATAAGAGAAGATACACACTGTGGGCTAATAGAAGGGAAATTTGAGAATGATAATGAGATAAAAGAAAAGTTGAGCGCTATATCTATGCCTGAATTTTTTTATATTTTAAAAGAGAAGGTAAAAAGTTATTATGAAGGAAACTAAAAAGGCTGTTAGATTAAAGTTACGTCAAGATATGGTCAACTATAAGAAGCCTACGAGCTTTCAATTAAAAGAAACTTATCCACTACCACCATATTCCACAGTAATCGGTATGGTACATAGTCTTTGTGATTACAAAGATTATGAGAAAATGGAAATAAGTATACAGGGGAAGTATCATTCTAAAGTAAATGACTTATACACTAGATATGAGTTTAAAAACGGCATGAGGTTTGAGGAATCAAGGCATCAATTAAAGGTAGGTGACTTTGGTATAAGTAGAGGGGTTTCTACAATTGAACTGTTAGTAGATGTAGAGTTATTGATTCATATTATTCCAGAAGATCAAGCTTTAGTTGAAGAAATAGGGAGAGCTTTTTTATATCCTAGAGAATATCCTTCACTTGGAAGAAGAGAGGATTTAGTGGTTATAAAAGAAGCTAAAGTGGTTGATATTTTCGAAGAAGAGCTAGGAAAGTCGCTAAGAATGAGAGATGATTATAGTGCATATATACCTATGCATTTATTTGAGGAAGTGAAACTAAAAGATAAGGTTCAAGGAATAGATACTTCTGGAACTATATATAAATTAAATAAAAATTATGAACTAGTCGACTATGGAACTAAGAAGTCACCTAAGATATTCAGAAAGTGGGATAAAAAACAAGTAGTATATGGTTCTAATATTTCAGCTATAAGAAAGAGAATAATAACTTTAGATATGGACAAAAATATTGTATTTTCTGTGTGAGATAGGAGTTGATTGCTATAAATAATTATTTAGCTAAATCTAATCCTAAAGAAACAATTATAGAGCATACTGATAAACTAATTAAAAACTTTGATATCTTAAAAGAAATGTATCCCAGCTTACAAGTAAACTGGGACATGCTCTATAAAGTCTGTTTATATCACGATTTGGGAAAAATGAATATAAAGTTTCAAGATAAAATAGAAAAAAGAAAAAGACATGATGATGAAATACCACATGGTATATTGAGTTTGGCATTCATTGACTTCGAAGATTTAGAAGAGCAAGGATATTCAGAGGACGATATAAAAATAATATTTCACTCTATAGCATATCACCATGATAGAGTTTTAGATTACACAAATGATCAATTAGAAGAAGAAATAGAAAGTTTGAAAAGTGAATTTTTTGGATTTAAGTATGATAAGTTAGAATTCAAATTTATTAATGACTATATAGAAGAACAATTTTTTATAGCAAATGACAGAATTTATAGCAAAAATGAAAATCATTTTTTAAAATACATTATGATAAAAGGTTTATTAAATAGATTAGACTATGCAGCAAGTGGGCATGTAAAAGTGGAAACAAAGAATGACTTTTTACTTAATGATTTAAATGAGAAGTTATTAGAGAGTTGGAAGGAGAAAGACTCAAACTCAGATTGGAATAAGCTACAACAGTATATGATAAATCACAGGGAAGATAATATCGTAGTGGTAGCACAAACTGGAATGGGAAAAACAGAGGCTGGACTTTTATGGATAGGAGATAATAAAGGTTTTTTCACTTTACCATTAAAGACTGCTATAAATGCGATATATGAAAGAATAACTGATAAAATAGTTATAGATAACTACGATGAGAAAGTAGGACTACTACATTCAGATATGAGAAGAGAGTACTTAGATAGAAAACATGAAATCGAATCAGATATAGACGAATATTATAATAAAACTAGACAACTATCGTTACCACTTACAGTATGCACTATAGATCAAATATTTGACTTTGTATATAGATATAGAGGCTTTGAATCTAAATTGGCAACCTTGTCATATTCGAAAGTAGTTATAGATGAAGTACAAATGTACTCTCCTGATTTATTAGCATATTTAGTAGTGGGACTTTCTTATATAGATAAAATTGGTGGAAAGTTTGCGATACTTACGGCTACACTTCCGAAGCTATTTGTAGATTTACTAGAAAAAGAAAAAGTACAGTTTAAAATGCCTGATCCATTTACAAATAAAAGAATAAGACACAGCTTAAAAGTGGAAAATCAAAAACTAAATTCAGAATTTATAAAACAAGTTTACGATAGTAATAAAGTCTTAGTAATATGTAATACGGTGAAAGAAGCTCAAAAAATATATGGTGAGCTAAAAGATTCTTTAGATTTAGAGAATATAAATTTATTTCACAGCGGGTTCATAAAAAAGAACAGGAAAACTAAAGAAGAACAAATCTTAAAGTTTGGAAATAAAGATAATGAAGGTAAAGGAATATGGGTGGCAACTCAGGTGGTGGAGGCATCTTTAGATATTGACTTCGATATTTTAGTTACAGAGCTATCAGATTTAAATGGATTATTTCAAAGAATGGGAAGATGTTATAGAGATAGAGACTGGAATAAAGAAGGTTACAACTGTTATGTATTTGATGGTGGAGAAGGTAAATGTACAGGTGTAGGAGCCTTTATAGATAAAGAAATATTTAGATTGTCAAAAAAAGCTTTGAAAAATATAGATGGTAATATAGACGAAAATAAGAAAATGGAACTTATAGATAGTGTATATACTACAGAAAAACTTAATGGGACAGACTATTATACTAAATTGATAGATGCTATAGTATATGTTAAAAGTATAGAATCATTTGAAAAATCTAAGAAAGAAACCATGAAAATGTTTAGAAATATACATTCAACAACAGTAATACCTAAAATAGTATATGATGAAAATAAAAAGAAATAGAATCATATATAGAGATAATGAATGAAGAGTATAAATTAGATATGCTTGATGAAGAAAGAAAAGATCTTAAAGAAAAGAAATTAGAGAGCTAGAATTAACATAGATGACTTTACACTAAGCTTACCTTCACATAGAGAAGATAAAAGCTATATAAAACAAATACCTATAAGTATCTATGAAAACTTGAAAATATATGATTGTATATATGATGAAAATACAGGAATAAGGTATAAAGAAAAAAAGTCTGAAGAAAAGAAAAATTCAAGTTATGATGATAGAAGTTTTTAAAAATAAATAGGTGATGGCATGAAAAAAGTAACAGGGGTAATGATTTATTATTACTTCGTATGTAAAAGAAAGCTATGGTACTTCATAAATGATATTACAATGGAACAAAATAGTGATTTAGTAAGTATGGGAAAGCTTATAGACGAGACATCTTATAGTAGAGAAAAGAAACATATAATGATTGATGAGGTTATAAATATAGATTTTTTAAAAAACTGGAAAGTACTACACGAAGTTAAAAAGTCAAAAAAAATAGAAGAAGCGTCTAAATGGCAATTAAAGTATTATATATGGGTATTAAGAGAAAAAGGTATAGACATAGAGAAGGGAATACTTGATTATCCTCTCTTACGAAAAAGAGAAGATATTATTATAGAAAGAGAAGACGAAGAAGAATTAAGACTAGTACTAGAAGATATAAGAAAAATAAAACAACAACATTTACCACCTAAAGGTCAGAAAAAAGCTATATGTAAAAAGTGTGCATATTATGAACTATGCTATATTTAGGAGGTTAAAATGGGAGAGACTTTTTATATTTTTAGAGATGGGAATTTAAGCAGAAAAGACAATAATATAGTTATAAGGACTCCTGAAGGAGATAAAAAGAACTTAAAATCTGAGGTAACAGATGAAATATATTTGTTTGGAGAAGTAAGCATGAACACTAAGCTACTAAATTTTGTATCCCAACAAAAGATAACAATGCATATATTTAATTACTATGGGTTTTATAGTGGAAGTTTTTATCCAAGAGAATCAAATATAAGTGGTCATTTACTAGTAAAACAAGTTAAGAAATATGAGGATAAAAGTGAACGACTAAAATTAGCAAAAGAAATCCTTAAAGCAGGATCATATAATATATATAGGAACTTAAGATATTATAACAGTAGAGGAATTGACCTAAATAACCCTATGAAAGAAATTCAAAGTTTAATTAACAAACTTGACTACGGGACAAGTATAAGTGGAATCATGGGGCTAGAGGGAAATATAAGGAAGATATACTACTCAACTTGGAATGATATAGTTAGACAAGATATAAGCTTTGAAAAGAGA
This window harbors:
- the cas1b gene encoding type I-B CRISPR-associated endonuclease Cas1b; its protein translation is MGETFYIFRDGNLSRKDNNIVIRTPEGDKKNLKSEVTDEIYLFGEVSMNTKLLNFVSQQKITMHIFNYYGFYSGSFYPRESNISGHLLVKQVKKYEDKSERLKLAKEILKAGSYNIYRNLRYYNSRGIDLNNPMKEIQSLINKLDYGTSISGIMGLEGNIRKIYYSTWNDIVRQDISFEKRIKRPPDNMINSLISFVNSLIYTTVLSEIYKTQLNPTISYLHEPGTKRFSLCLDIAEIFKPLIGDRMIFSLLNKNQITDNDFERESNFLYIKDSGKKKILMEYDKRLSKTIAHRDLGRDVSYRYLMRLECYKLIKHIIGEKEYEGFKIWW
- the cas4 gene encoding CRISPR-associated protein Cas4 yields the protein MKKVTGVMIYYYFVCKRKLWYFINDITMEQNSDLVSMGKLIDETSYSREKKHIMIDEVINIDFLKNWKVLHEVKKSKKIEEASKWQLKYYIWVLREKGIDIEKGILDYPLLRKREDIIIEREDEEELRLVLEDIRKIKQQHLPPKGQKKAICKKCAYYELCYI
- the cas7i gene encoding type I-B CRISPR-associated protein Cas7/Cst2/DevR, producing the protein MKTKLMPKGLSMSMIFEAESANYGEAVGNVASLKKMARDKGEQYTYISRQAIRYNIIEQLGEELATVKAEGSGDKKVIQFDSNSTIDKYPEIDFFGYLKTEKGTGGRKRSAKVRLSNAISLETFKGDLDFLTNKGLADRLNENMNIAQSEIHRSYYRYTMVIDLDQIGIDEEYSIEIDNSEKARRVNKLLDTVALLYRDIRGRREDLKPLFVVGGVYDIKNPVFENVLSVKDNRVLVNQIEGVLFDNIREDTHCGLIEGKFENDNEIKEKLSAISMPEFFYILKEKVKSYYEGN
- the cas5b gene encoding type I-B CRISPR-associated protein Cas5b, yielding MKETKKAVRLKLRQDMVNYKKPTSFQLKETYPLPPYSTVIGMVHSLCDYKDYEKMEISIQGKYHSKVNDLYTRYEFKNGMRFEESRHQLKVGDFGISRGVSTIELLVDVELLIHIIPEDQALVEEIGRAFLYPREYPSLGRREDLVVIKEAKVVDIFEEELGKSLRMRDDYSAYIPMHLFEEVKLKDKVQGIDTSGTIYKLNKNYELVDYGTKKSPKIFRKWDKKQVVYGSNISAIRKRIITLDMDKNIVFSV
- a CDS encoding CRISPR-associated helicase/endonuclease Cas3, encoding MIAINNYLAKSNPKETIIEHTDKLIKNFDILKEMYPSLQVNWDMLYKVCLYHDLGKMNIKFQDKIEKRKRHDDEIPHGILSLAFIDFEDLEEQGYSEDDIKIIFHSIAYHHDRVLDYTNDQLEEEIESLKSEFFGFKYDKLEFKFINDYIEEQFFIANDRIYSKNENHFLKYIMIKGLLNRLDYAASGHVKVETKNDFLLNDLNEKLLESWKEKDSNSDWNKLQQYMINHREDNIVVVAQTGMGKTEAGLLWIGDNKGFFTLPLKTAINAIYERITDKIVIDNYDEKVGLLHSDMRREYLDRKHEIESDIDEYYNKTRQLSLPLTVCTIDQIFDFVYRYRGFESKLATLSYSKVVIDEVQMYSPDLLAYLVVGLSYIDKIGGKFAILTATLPKLFVDLLEKEKVQFKMPDPFTNKRIRHSLKVENQKLNSEFIKQVYDSNKVLVICNTVKEAQKIYGELKDSLDLENINLFHSGFIKKNRKTKEEQILKFGNKDNEGKGIWVATQVVEASLDIDFDILVTELSDLNGLFQRMGRCYRDRDWNKEGYNCYVFDGGEGKCTGVGAFIDKEIFRLSKKALKNIDGNIDENKKMELIDSVYTTEKLNGTDYYTKLIDAIVYVKSIESFEKSKKETMKMFRNIHSTTVIPKIVYDENKKK